The Sandaracinaceae bacterium genome has a segment encoding these proteins:
- the rseP gene encoding RIP metalloprotease RseP, protein MEVVYFIVLVGVLVFVHELGHFAWAKFFGVRVLKFSLGFGPRIAGFTRGGTEYVIATFPLGGYVRMLGESPHDDVRPEDEGRAFSQQALWKRVVIVFAGPAMNLLLPIGLFFVVYLGDAQSVPAVVGTVFPDRPADGVLEPGDRVVQADGEDVSTFYELARIIEAHPEEPVELVVERAEERRTVTVTPFLARSRRPLDLVDEVGRIGIKPHHPLAVIGVTSPSSPAAAARLRAFDRIISAAGEPVDRWIDLERLLGGNRGSMVPVTYMRPTRVEGALGGLVEMEVYEPHVATLTPEPGPGGGLTRSGIEESDLYVAHVTARANDYEGGVRPGDRLVALDAVPIRLWATFVEDVEATGDAAQELSWRRGDQLVTRTYRLRAARSVTNQDSDQRVLLLDPETGRHLATLGHWRPTTLDAPVPNPSTIGYALDQSFRVTADLMELTVYSVVRLFQGRLPLRDIGGPLRIFEATEAAAREGATNYLSLMAFISINLGLINLLPIPMLDGGHLMFLFVEAAARRPVSTRVREYASMVGLALLVILMVLAFKNDLERQWPRIVEAFEDS, encoded by the coding sequence GTGGAGGTCGTCTACTTCATCGTCCTGGTCGGCGTGCTCGTGTTCGTTCACGAGCTCGGCCACTTCGCGTGGGCGAAGTTCTTCGGCGTCCGGGTCCTCAAATTCTCGCTCGGCTTCGGCCCGCGGATCGCCGGGTTCACGCGCGGCGGCACCGAGTACGTGATCGCGACGTTCCCCCTCGGCGGCTACGTGCGCATGCTCGGGGAGAGCCCCCACGACGACGTCCGCCCGGAGGACGAGGGGCGCGCCTTCTCGCAGCAGGCGCTCTGGAAGCGCGTGGTCATCGTCTTCGCGGGGCCGGCGATGAACCTGCTCTTGCCCATCGGGCTCTTCTTCGTGGTCTACCTCGGCGACGCGCAGTCGGTCCCCGCGGTGGTGGGCACGGTCTTCCCCGACCGCCCGGCCGACGGGGTGCTCGAGCCGGGCGACCGCGTGGTCCAGGCGGACGGCGAGGACGTCAGCACGTTCTACGAGCTGGCCCGCATCATCGAGGCCCACCCCGAGGAGCCCGTGGAGCTGGTCGTGGAGCGGGCCGAGGAGCGCCGCACGGTGACGGTGACGCCTTTCCTCGCGCGCTCGCGGCGGCCGCTGGATCTCGTCGACGAGGTGGGGCGGATCGGCATCAAGCCCCACCACCCGCTCGCGGTCATCGGGGTCACGTCCCCCTCGAGCCCGGCCGCGGCGGCGCGCCTCCGCGCATTCGACCGCATCATCAGCGCGGCCGGTGAGCCGGTCGATCGCTGGATCGATCTCGAGCGCCTGCTCGGCGGCAACCGCGGCTCGATGGTGCCCGTGACCTACATGCGGCCCACCCGCGTCGAGGGGGCGCTCGGCGGGTTGGTCGAGATGGAGGTCTACGAGCCGCACGTGGCGACCCTCACGCCCGAGCCCGGGCCCGGCGGCGGGCTCACCCGGTCGGGCATCGAGGAGTCCGACCTCTACGTCGCGCACGTCACCGCGCGGGCCAACGACTACGAGGGCGGCGTGCGGCCCGGCGACCGGCTCGTGGCGCTCGACGCGGTGCCGATCCGCCTGTGGGCGACCTTCGTCGAAGACGTCGAGGCGACGGGCGACGCGGCGCAGGAGCTGAGCTGGCGTCGCGGCGATCAGCTGGTCACGCGCACTTACCGCCTCCGCGCCGCCCGCTCGGTCACCAACCAGGACAGCGACCAGCGGGTGCTCCTGCTCGACCCGGAGACCGGGCGGCACCTCGCGACGCTCGGCCACTGGCGACCCACCACGCTCGACGCCCCGGTCCCCAACCCGAGCACCATCGGCTACGCGCTCGATCAGTCGTTCCGCGTCACGGCGGATCTCATGGAGCTGACCGTCTACTCCGTGGTGCGGCTCTTCCAGGGCCGGCTGCCGCTGCGCGACATCGGCGGCCCGCTCCGGATCTTCGAGGCCACCGAGGCCGCGGCCCGCGAGGGCGCCACGAACTACCTCAGCTTGATGGCGTTCATCAGCATCAACCTCGGGCTGATCAACCTCCTGCCGATCCCGATGCTCGACGGGGGGCACCTGATGTTCCTCTTCGTCGAGGCCGCGGCCCGCCGGCCCGTCTCGACGCGGGTGCGGGAGTACGCCTCCATGGTGGGCCTCGCGCTCCTCGTGATCCTCATGGTGCTCGCGTTCAAGAACGATCTGGAGCGGCAGTGGCCGCGCATCGTCGAGGCTTTCGAGGACTCATGA
- a CDS encoding carboxypeptidase regulatory-like domain-containing protein — translation MIIASLLVACSEDPRPTQQTAPPVVEETVDGYRVLEMEDAGSIAGQLRWVGERPTLAPLEVRTDAEECGESQPSPALRISARGGVADALIEIVSPRAGAPLERPAEPVTITRAGCVFSPHVSVVGVGWPIVFSSRDDVVHNVHGTLDGRRVFDLGLPRAGAIARARVRSEGIVRLVCDAGHTWEHGWIRVTDHPYVAVSNEDGRFRISNVPPGQFALRVWHEGWLVGGTRAGRPTYSNPIILHRTVSVSPRQETTVDFELSQQSAEIAGQTD, via the coding sequence GTGATCATCGCGTCGCTGCTCGTCGCGTGCTCCGAGGACCCGCGCCCGACGCAGCAGACCGCGCCGCCCGTCGTCGAGGAGACGGTCGACGGCTACCGCGTGCTCGAGATGGAGGACGCGGGCTCGATCGCCGGTCAGCTCCGCTGGGTCGGTGAGCGCCCGACGTTGGCGCCGCTCGAGGTGCGCACCGACGCGGAGGAGTGCGGCGAATCGCAGCCGTCTCCGGCGCTGCGGATCTCCGCGCGCGGCGGTGTGGCGGATGCGCTCATCGAGATCGTCTCACCGCGGGCCGGGGCGCCGCTCGAGCGCCCGGCCGAGCCGGTCACCATCACGCGGGCCGGCTGCGTCTTCTCGCCTCACGTCTCGGTCGTCGGCGTCGGCTGGCCCATCGTCTTCTCGAGCCGGGACGACGTCGTGCACAACGTGCACGGCACGCTCGACGGTCGCCGCGTGTTCGATCTCGGCCTCCCGCGCGCGGGCGCCATCGCGCGGGCGCGGGTGCGCAGCGAGGGCATCGTGCGGCTGGTCTGCGACGCCGGGCACACCTGGGAGCACGGGTGGATCCGCGTGACCGACCACCCCTACGTCGCGGTCTCGAACGAGGACGGACGCTTCCGCATCTCGAACGTGCCGCCCGGCCAGTTCGCCCTGCGCGTCTGGCACGAGGGCTGGCTCGTCGGCGGCACGCGCGCGGGGCGCCCCACCTACTCGAACCCGATCATCCTGCACCGGACGGTGAGCGTCTCACCGCGGCAGGAGACGACGGTCGACTTCGAGCTGAGCCAGCAGTCCGCCGAGATCGCCGGCCAGACGGACTAG
- a CDS encoding transcription antitermination factor NusB — protein sequence MKKSKAAPSRWVATRVLFRVLEEGAYATPALDAEIGRAHLDRRDAGLATEIVYGTLRALPAIDEVLAARLKKPDKTDPWLRAALRVGAYQIQHLSRVPVHAAVNDAVSLVRTERGPRLAGVANAVLRKIAAARPEEPSPPTRTLVPDWVERCFRDALGEARADALLGARRLPPPLGLRAVGVSPEDLLATLREALPEAEIDAAGLASRGVFARGMGDVRELPGYDAGRFAVQEIGSQHIVDLVGAEPGERVADLCCGHGTKTLALAERVGAEGRVEAADLYEEKLDKLDAERRRLSLPEVGTRAVDLTVGTGGLAAEGFHRVLLDAPCTGLGTVHRRPELAHRLEPSDPKRLAALQQKLLATAATLVRPAGLLVYAVCSPTREEGADVAAAFEAAHPDFARVSDAHTDEDGVARIGPWLDDVDAYQVVRWRRP from the coding sequence ATGAAGAAGAGCAAGGCCGCGCCCTCCCGCTGGGTCGCCACCCGCGTCCTCTTTCGCGTCCTCGAGGAGGGCGCCTACGCCACCCCCGCGCTCGACGCCGAGATCGGGCGCGCCCACCTCGACCGCCGCGACGCCGGGCTCGCGACCGAGATCGTCTACGGGACGCTGCGCGCGCTCCCGGCGATCGACGAGGTGCTGGCGGCTCGCCTCAAGAAGCCCGACAAGACCGATCCGTGGCTGCGCGCCGCCCTCCGGGTGGGCGCCTATCAGATCCAGCACCTCTCGCGGGTCCCGGTCCACGCCGCGGTCAACGACGCGGTGAGCCTCGTGCGGACCGAGCGCGGGCCGAGGCTCGCCGGGGTCGCGAACGCGGTGCTGCGAAAGATCGCGGCCGCCCGGCCCGAAGAGCCCTCCCCGCCGACCCGCACGCTGGTGCCCGACTGGGTGGAGAGGTGCTTCCGAGACGCGCTGGGCGAGGCGAGGGCCGACGCGCTCCTCGGCGCGCGCCGGCTGCCGCCGCCTCTCGGGCTGCGCGCGGTCGGGGTCTCCCCCGAAGATCTGCTCGCGACGCTGCGCGAGGCCCTCCCCGAGGCCGAGATCGACGCCGCGGGTCTCGCCTCGCGCGGCGTCTTCGCCCGCGGCATGGGCGACGTGCGCGAGCTCCCCGGGTACGACGCCGGGCGCTTCGCGGTGCAGGAGATCGGCTCGCAGCACATCGTCGATCTCGTCGGCGCGGAGCCGGGCGAGCGCGTCGCCGACCTCTGCTGCGGGCACGGCACCAAGACCCTCGCGCTGGCGGAGCGCGTCGGCGCGGAGGGGCGCGTGGAGGCGGCGGATCTCTACGAGGAGAAGCTCGACAAGCTCGACGCGGAGCGTCGCCGACTCTCGCTCCCCGAGGTGGGCACGCGCGCGGTCGACCTGACCGTCGGGACGGGCGGGCTCGCGGCCGAGGGCTTCCATCGCGTGCTGCTCGACGCGCCCTGCACGGGACTCGGAACCGTGCACCGACGCCCCGAGCTGGCGCATCGGCTGGAGCCCAGCGACCCGAAGCGTCTGGCCGCCCTTCAGCAGAAACTGCTCGCAACCGCGGCCACCCTCGTGCGCCCGGCGGGCCTGCTGGTCTATGCCGTTTGCTCTCCCACACGCGAGGAGGGCGCCGACGTCGCCGCGGCGTTCGAGGCAGCTCACCCCGACTTCGCTCGGGTTTCCGACGCGCACACCGACGAGGACGGCGTCGCCCGGATCGGCCCATGGCTCGACGACGTGGACGCCTACCAGGTGGTGCGCTGGCGCCGTCCCTGA
- a CDS encoding MYXO-CTERM sorting domain-containing protein: MTRWLTRVFPLLACATLGAWSATGLAQDIDPDPRACPPGSVGCHRVDVDFEHRDALFDDVSFDTGWVPAGAPVQVRFGLFLGGSTEVDLGGTVVTSWPPGLEVRVPGRPGTGRLAINYGFEIIARIRFDVSVAGVRYRWEGDIPLPGGVPRDLRLADTLEFDPFVLPGAMPRPVAAWDDTDMVRVFEVDLTDAIIPIPGIGGGFTLEAVAELEGTYRTERIEVGDAIAPIFMENAPTVVRPDPGATGFGAAKDTTVLPVGILGYEGVIRLLPGLFIEVAGRRFDLTLADIPIPVADLESETRFEPAEVHVPLPDVRVDPSFLGFGEVPVGGAAERLLSVHNDGEAELRVSVREPVAPFSRGAATLVVPPRSSARLIVGYAPEAPGDRAGVLLLDTNDPDAPLVTVRLGGAGLGDAMGDGGYADAGVGDGGAGPFGPSDGGCGCRASGEGQGGAAWLLVPLLGIGLRRASRRRRGSASSPPG, translated from the coding sequence ATGACGCGATGGCTCACGCGCGTGTTCCCGCTCCTCGCTTGCGCGACGCTCGGCGCGTGGAGCGCCACCGGGCTCGCGCAGGACATCGACCCCGACCCGCGCGCGTGTCCGCCCGGGAGCGTCGGCTGCCACCGCGTCGACGTCGACTTCGAGCACCGCGACGCGCTCTTCGACGACGTGAGCTTCGACACCGGCTGGGTGCCCGCGGGGGCGCCGGTCCAGGTGCGCTTCGGCCTGTTCCTCGGCGGCTCGACGGAGGTCGACCTCGGCGGCACCGTCGTGACCAGCTGGCCGCCCGGCCTCGAGGTCCGCGTGCCCGGTCGCCCCGGCACGGGTCGGCTCGCCATCAACTACGGCTTCGAGATCATCGCGCGCATCCGCTTCGACGTGAGCGTGGCCGGCGTCCGCTACCGCTGGGAGGGCGACATCCCGCTCCCCGGCGGCGTCCCGCGCGACCTGCGCCTCGCCGACACGCTCGAGTTCGATCCGTTCGTCTTGCCCGGCGCGATGCCCCGCCCCGTGGCGGCCTGGGACGACACCGACATGGTGCGCGTGTTCGAGGTCGACCTGACCGACGCGATCATCCCCATCCCGGGCATCGGCGGCGGCTTCACCCTCGAGGCCGTCGCGGAGCTCGAGGGCACCTACCGCACCGAGCGCATCGAGGTCGGCGACGCCATCGCGCCCATCTTCATGGAGAACGCGCCGACGGTCGTGCGGCCCGATCCGGGCGCGACCGGCTTCGGCGCCGCGAAGGACACCACCGTCCTCCCCGTCGGCATCCTGGGCTACGAGGGCGTGATCCGGCTGCTCCCGGGCCTCTTCATCGAGGTCGCGGGCCGCCGCTTCGACCTGACCCTGGCCGACATCCCCATCCCGGTGGCCGACCTGGAGTCCGAGACGCGCTTCGAGCCGGCCGAGGTCCACGTGCCGCTCCCGGACGTGCGCGTCGACCCGAGCTTCCTCGGCTTCGGGGAGGTCCCCGTCGGAGGCGCGGCCGAGCGACTGCTCAGCGTGCACAACGACGGCGAGGCGGAGCTGCGGGTCTCCGTCCGCGAGCCCGTGGCGCCCTTCTCTCGCGGCGCGGCCACCCTCGTGGTGCCGCCGCGCTCGAGCGCGCGCCTGATCGTGGGCTACGCGCCAGAGGCGCCGGGCGACCGCGCGGGCGTCCTGCTCCTGGACACGAACGACCCCGACGCGCCGCTCGTGACGGTGCGCCTCGGCGGCGCGGGCCTCGGGGACGCGATGGGCGACGGGGGCTACGCGGACGCGGGCGTGGGCGACGGCGGAGCCGGCCCGTTCGGACCGAGCGACGGCGGCTGCGGCTGCAGGGCGAGCGGCGAGGGCCAGGGCGGCGCCGCCTGGCTCCTCGTCCCGCTGCTGGGGATCGGGCTCAGGAGAGCGTCGCGACGGCGTCGCGGATCCGCTTCAAGCCCTCCTGGATGA
- a CDS encoding response regulator, whose translation MAKAIPAVRVLVVDDDPAICDYMETFLAKDGFEVTTETDPERVEEEVKKGGYHLVVLDLMMPKMDGIELLQRIRKIDSDIAVVIFTGFPSLETAVQSIKLDAVDYLKKPFNPDEFREVLDRVMKKKGLVRTPEENLHRFIGETIRGLRKGRSLTLKQMSRRTGLSVSLLSQIERAESSASISSLYKIASALDVHIADLFGDF comes from the coding sequence ATGGCCAAGGCGATTCCTGCCGTCCGAGTTCTGGTCGTCGACGACGACCCGGCCATCTGTGACTATATGGAGACCTTCCTCGCGAAGGACGGTTTCGAAGTCACGACCGAGACCGATCCCGAGCGGGTCGAAGAGGAAGTCAAGAAGGGTGGCTATCACCTGGTCGTTCTCGACCTGATGATGCCCAAGATGGACGGCATCGAGCTGCTCCAGCGCATCCGGAAGATCGACAGCGACATCGCGGTCGTGATCTTCACCGGGTTCCCTTCCCTCGAGACGGCGGTCCAGTCGATCAAGCTGGACGCGGTCGACTACCTCAAGAAGCCGTTCAACCCCGACGAGTTCCGCGAGGTCCTCGACCGTGTGATGAAGAAGAAGGGCCTCGTCCGCACGCCGGAAGAGAACCTCCACCGCTTCATCGGCGAGACGATCCGCGGTCTGCGCAAGGGTCGCAGCCTGACGCTGAAGCAGATGAGCCGCCGCACCGGCCTGAGCGTCTCGCTGCTCAGCCAGATCGAGCGCGCGGAGTCGAGCGCGTCGATCAGCTCGCTGTACAAGATCGCCTCCGCGCTCGACGTGCACATCGCGGATCTGTTCGGCGACTTTTAA
- a CDS encoding universal stress protein — MRILVAVDFSAASRLACRWAIEHLNRLEVTEVFFHHVVEEEGLPAIEKGVSKVRAFVDEAYADEDVPSTVGLRYAVTKGRPAESILAAARSNRCQTIVMGTNGRRGMNRLLLGSVAEVVVRTAPCTVVVVKPDSA; from the coding sequence GTGCGGATTCTGGTCGCCGTCGATTTCAGCGCCGCGTCACGGTTGGCGTGTCGCTGGGCGATCGAGCACCTCAACCGTCTCGAGGTCACGGAGGTCTTCTTCCATCACGTGGTGGAAGAGGAGGGCCTGCCGGCGATCGAGAAGGGGGTGTCGAAGGTGCGCGCGTTCGTCGACGAGGCCTACGCGGACGAGGACGTGCCGAGCACGGTCGGGCTGCGCTACGCGGTGACGAAGGGCAGGCCGGCCGAGAGCATCCTCGCCGCCGCCCGCAGCAACCGCTGCCAGACCATCGTCATGGGCACGAACGGCCGCCGCGGCATGAATCGGCTCCTGCTCGGCAGCGTGGCCGAGGTCGTGGTGCGCACGGCGCCGTGCACGGTCGTCGTCGTCAAGCCGGACTCCGCCTGA
- a CDS encoding pyridoxal phosphate-dependent aminotransferase yields MTFELARRIQAVKPSATLAMTQKANELKAQGVDVIAFGVGEPDFATPPAICEAAKAAIDGGATHYTRVRGIDPLLKAIAADSERRRGVKHDTSEIVVSVGAKHTLFNLAMVLFDEGDEILIPAPHWVSYPDQCRIIGAEPITLETREEDGFRLTPEALEAAVTDKTKALILCSPSNPTGSAYTAEQLRALADVAAKGDYWIIVDEIYGELVYDGFEQKSLLTVAPELRERIIVVDGVSKTYAMTGWRIGWALAPAHVAKAVEKIQGQSTTNPAAVSQHAAVAALTGDKAPIQKMQAAFAERRAAIVEGLNAIDGISCRQPEGAFYAFPNVTALVGKSHAGGKIEDDTALAMWLLEAARVAVVPGGAFGAPGYVRMSYATSMELIQEGLKRIRDAVATLS; encoded by the coding sequence ATGACCTTCGAGCTCGCACGCCGCATCCAGGCGGTGAAGCCCTCCGCGACCCTCGCGATGACCCAGAAGGCCAATGAGCTGAAGGCGCAGGGCGTCGACGTCATCGCCTTCGGCGTCGGCGAGCCGGACTTCGCGACGCCGCCCGCCATCTGCGAGGCGGCGAAGGCCGCCATCGACGGCGGAGCCACGCACTACACCCGCGTGCGCGGGATCGACCCGCTGCTGAAGGCCATCGCGGCCGACTCCGAGCGGCGGCGCGGCGTGAAGCACGACACGAGCGAGATCGTCGTCTCGGTCGGCGCGAAGCACACGCTCTTCAACCTCGCGATGGTGCTCTTCGACGAGGGGGACGAGATCCTCATCCCCGCGCCGCACTGGGTCAGCTACCCCGATCAGTGCCGCATCATCGGCGCGGAGCCCATCACGCTCGAGACGCGCGAGGAGGACGGCTTCCGCCTGACGCCCGAGGCGCTCGAGGCGGCGGTCACCGACAAGACCAAGGCGCTGATCCTCTGCTCGCCCTCGAACCCGACGGGCTCCGCCTACACGGCCGAGCAGCTCCGGGCCCTCGCCGACGTCGCCGCGAAGGGCGACTACTGGATCATCGTCGACGAGATCTACGGCGAGCTGGTCTACGACGGCTTCGAGCAGAAGTCGCTGCTCACGGTGGCCCCCGAGCTGCGCGAGCGGATCATCGTCGTCGACGGGGTCTCCAAGACCTACGCGATGACCGGCTGGCGGATCGGCTGGGCGCTCGCGCCCGCCCACGTGGCCAAGGCGGTCGAGAAGATCCAGGGGCAGTCGACCACCAACCCCGCCGCCGTCTCGCAGCACGCGGCCGTCGCGGCGCTCACCGGCGACAAGGCCCCCATCCAGAAGATGCAGGCCGCGTTCGCGGAGCGTCGCGCCGCCATCGTCGAGGGGCTCAACGCCATCGACGGGATCTCGTGTCGGCAGCCGGAGGGGGCGTTCTACGCCTTCCCGAACGTCACCGCGCTCGTCGGCAAGAGCCACGCGGGCGGCAAGATCGAGGACGACACCGCGCTGGCGATGTGGCTGCTCGAGGCGGCGCGCGTGGCGGTGGTGCCGGGGGGCGCGTTCGGCGCGCCCGGCTACGTGCGCATGAGCTACGCGACCTCGATGGAGCTCATCCAGGAGGGCTTGAAGCGGATCCGCGACGCCGTCGCGACGCTCTCCTGA